One region of Epilithonimonas zeae genomic DNA includes:
- a CDS encoding thioredoxin-like domain-containing protein gives MKKLLFVSSVLISAYAFPQFTVSADIPTYLADSEVYLYGFNGSKEILYSKAKIINNKAVFKVDKKYIGMMRAFFQKSNSSINMASENSNINFKVELDSKNKISNVVFTDETNQLFSNDVELQKKQELILPALIQIKDYYKPSESFYKSLETEINALSKNDSSLYASHPFLDYYNKNQKYSVQEKAAEIKPQDYIDFYSKSGEFLETSLILKPSLINYLNASKSNVEGGVDKLLDAVNLETPRGQTILSELIDIFNSYNMDKLKEKYLAQANNLKCTINDRLSSTLKANNNTEIGAKMPNNTLANAIHTKAKSLYDIKASKKIIVFWSSTCSHCEAELPKLLEKYDKLKAQNIEIVGFSLDSSLDEFKNKANIYPWVSASEGKGWYSSYGETYNIVATPTYFVLDSDNKILSKPNHVGDVLDYLKVN, from the coding sequence ATGAAAAAATTATTATTCGTTAGCAGTGTATTAATATCTGCATATGCATTTCCGCAGTTTACTGTAAGCGCGGATATACCAACTTATTTAGCGGATTCAGAAGTTTATCTATATGGATTCAACGGGTCAAAAGAAATACTCTATTCCAAAGCTAAAATTATCAATAACAAAGCTGTTTTCAAAGTTGACAAAAAATATATTGGAATGATGAGAGCTTTTTTTCAAAAGTCAAATTCATCCATTAATATGGCTTCCGAGAACTCCAATATTAACTTTAAAGTTGAATTGGACAGTAAAAATAAAATCTCCAATGTAGTTTTTACTGATGAAACCAATCAGCTTTTTAGTAATGATGTAGAACTTCAAAAGAAGCAAGAGTTGATCCTGCCTGCTCTTATCCAAATTAAAGATTATTATAAGCCTTCTGAGAGTTTTTATAAATCATTAGAAACAGAAATCAATGCTCTTTCTAAAAACGATTCGTCGCTTTATGCTTCGCATCCGTTTTTAGATTATTATAATAAGAATCAAAAATATTCTGTTCAGGAAAAAGCAGCTGAAATAAAACCGCAAGATTATATCGATTTTTACTCAAAATCTGGAGAGTTTCTAGAAACATCATTAATCTTGAAACCATCTCTAATTAACTATTTAAATGCATCCAAATCGAATGTTGAAGGTGGAGTAGATAAATTGTTGGATGCTGTTAATCTTGAGACGCCGCGCGGACAAACGATATTGTCTGAGCTTATTGATATTTTTAATTCTTACAATATGGATAAGTTGAAAGAAAAATATCTTGCCCAAGCTAATAATCTCAAATGTACAATCAACGACAGATTATCCTCTACATTGAAAGCGAACAATAATACAGAAATTGGCGCAAAAATGCCAAATAATACATTAGCTAATGCAATCCATACAAAAGCTAAATCTCTCTATGATATCAAAGCTTCTAAAAAGATAATTGTTTTCTGGTCTTCTACTTGTTCGCATTGTGAAGCAGAACTCCCTAAATTACTTGAGAAATATGATAAACTGAAAGCGCAAAATATAGAAATTGTTGGCTTTTCTTTGGATAGTAGTTTGGATGAGTTCAAAAACAAAGCAAATATCTATCCTTGGGTAAGTGCATCAGAAGGGAAAGGTTGGTATAGCTCTTATGGAGAAACTTATAATATCGTTGCTACGCCTACATATTTTGTGTTAGATTCTGATAATAAGATTCTTAGCAAACCTAACCATGTAGGAGATGTTTTAGATTATTTAAAAGTTAATTAA
- the clpX gene encoding ATP-dependent Clp protease ATP-binding subunit ClpX, with product MNPNQCSFCGRKKDEVQILISGQNGFICENCIEQAHSIVKDSVNKTSNSASMAESLEELKKPREIKAFLDEYVIGQDQAKKQLSIAVYNHYKRLLHAQDENREVEIEKSNIIMIGETGTGKTLLAKTIAKQLNVPFCIVDATILTEAGYVGEDVESILSRLLMVADYDVEKAERGIVFIDEIDKIARKSDNPSITRDVSGEGVQQGLLKLLEGSIVNVPPQGGRKHPDQKYIQVNTQNILFIAGGAFDGMKEIIERRLNKQAIGFSAEKINKVDEEDYILSQINAIDLKSFGLIPELLGRFPIITYLDKLTKETLVRIMKEPKNSIINQFTELFKMDNVVLEFTDNAIEEIVEDTMNKGLGARGLRGTTEKVLEDYMFDIENNAIVKIESIL from the coding sequence ATGAATCCAAATCAATGTTCATTTTGTGGAAGAAAAAAGGATGAAGTTCAAATCCTGATTTCTGGGCAGAATGGCTTTATATGCGAAAATTGTATTGAACAAGCACATTCTATCGTAAAGGATAGTGTAAATAAAACATCAAACTCAGCTTCTATGGCAGAATCTCTGGAAGAACTTAAAAAGCCTAGAGAAATAAAAGCTTTTCTTGACGAGTATGTGATTGGTCAGGATCAAGCTAAAAAACAATTGTCAATTGCAGTTTATAATCATTATAAGAGATTATTACACGCACAAGACGAAAACCGTGAAGTAGAGATTGAAAAATCTAACATCATAATGATCGGCGAAACAGGAACAGGGAAAACTTTGTTAGCAAAAACGATTGCAAAACAACTTAATGTTCCTTTCTGTATCGTAGATGCAACAATTCTTACTGAAGCGGGCTATGTTGGGGAAGATGTAGAAAGTATTCTTTCGAGATTATTGATGGTGGCGGATTATGATGTAGAAAAAGCGGAAAGAGGAATCGTTTTTATAGATGAGATTGATAAAATTGCAAGGAAATCTGATAACCCTAGCATCACAAGAGATGTTTCCGGTGAAGGTGTTCAGCAAGGTTTACTGAAATTGTTAGAAGGAAGTATTGTTAATGTTCCGCCTCAAGGTGGTCGTAAACATCCGGATCAAAAATATATCCAAGTTAATACTCAGAACATTTTGTTTATTGCTGGTGGTGCTTTTGACGGAATGAAGGAGATTATCGAGAGAAGGTTGAATAAACAAGCTATTGGTTTTTCTGCGGAAAAAATCAATAAAGTTGATGAGGAAGATTACATCCTAAGTCAGATCAATGCGATCGATTTGAAGAGTTTTGGATTAATACCTGAGCTTTTGGGGAGATTTCCGATCATTACTTATCTGGATAAGTTAACAAAAGAGACACTTGTAAGAATTATGAAAGAACCAAAAAATTCGATTATCAATCAGTTTACAGAACTTTTTAAAATGGATAATGTAGTTCTTGAGTTTACAGATAATGCAATTGAAGAAATTGTGGAAGATACTATGAACAAAGGACTTGGAGCAAGAGGACTGAGAGGAACGACCGAAAAGGTTTTGGAAGATTATATGTTTGATATTGAAAATAATGCAATCGTTAAAATTGAGTCAATATTATAA
- a CDS encoding HIT family protein — MSTIFSKIISGEIPSYKIAEDDKHIAFLDAMPLVKGHTLVVPKKEIDLIFDLDSEDYKELWAFTQDIAKQIKKAIPCKRVGVAVVGLEVPHAHIHLIPLNNMDELNFKNVRLVFTPEEYKEIQESITKA, encoded by the coding sequence ATGAGCACTATTTTTTCTAAAATCATCAGCGGAGAAATCCCAAGTTATAAAATAGCAGAAGACGATAAGCATATTGCTTTTCTGGATGCAATGCCTTTGGTAAAAGGTCATACTTTGGTTGTTCCGAAAAAAGAAATTGATCTTATTTTTGATTTAGATTCTGAAGATTATAAAGAACTTTGGGCTTTCACCCAGGATATTGCAAAACAAATCAAAAAAGCTATTCCTTGTAAAAGAGTAGGTGTGGCTGTTGTTGGTTTGGAAGTGCCTCACGCTCATATTCATTTGATACCACTCAACAATATGGATGAGCTTAATTTTAAAAATGTCAGGCTGGTTTTTACGCCAGAAGAGTACAAAGAAATTCAGGAATCCATAACAAAAGCATAA
- the greA gene encoding transcription elongation factor GreA, protein MNYVTKEGLDKMKAELEQLETIERPKITQQIAEARDKGDLSENAEYDAAKEAQGMLEMRISKLKDVISTSKIIDGSQLDLSKVSILTTVRLKNNATKGEQKFTLVPDNESDIKSGKISVNTPIAKGLLGKAVGETADIILPNGNKLSFEILEISL, encoded by the coding sequence ATGAACTACGTAACCAAAGAAGGTTTGGACAAAATGAAAGCCGAACTGGAGCAACTAGAAACGATTGAAAGACCAAAAATAACACAGCAGATTGCTGAAGCAAGAGATAAAGGCGACCTGTCTGAAAATGCAGAGTATGACGCAGCCAAAGAGGCACAAGGGATGTTGGAAATGAGAATTTCTAAACTGAAAGATGTTATTTCTACATCCAAAATCATCGATGGAAGTCAGCTTGACCTTAGCAAAGTATCTATCCTTACAACGGTTAGATTGAAAAATAATGCCACAAAAGGAGAGCAAAAGTTCACTTTGGTGCCTGATAATGAAAGTGATATAAAATCTGGAAAAATTTCTGTAAATACACCAATTGCTAAAGGTCTTTTGGGTAAAGCTGTTGGTGAAACTGCAGATATTATATTGCCAAATGGTAACAAACTTTCTTTTGAAATTTTAGAGATTTCGTTATAA
- the dtd gene encoding D-aminoacyl-tRNA deacylase, producing MRVVIQRVSEGNVKVDNQIVGEIGKGLMLLIGVDESDENTDADWLVKKILDVRVFSDEEGKMNHSVKDINGEILCISQFTLISDYKKGNRPSYIKAARPDKAIPLFEYFKDEIKKSGLKTESGIFGADMKVSLINDGPVTLVFDSKTKL from the coding sequence ATGAGAGTCGTAATCCAACGCGTTTCCGAAGGAAACGTAAAAGTAGATAACCAAATTGTCGGAGAAATCGGAAAAGGATTAATGCTTTTGATTGGCGTTGATGAAAGTGATGAAAACACAGATGCAGATTGGCTTGTTAAGAAAATTCTGGATGTAAGAGTTTTTTCTGACGAAGAAGGAAAAATGAATCATTCTGTGAAAGATATCAACGGCGAAATTCTTTGCATCAGTCAATTCACTTTGATTTCTGATTATAAAAAAGGCAACCGACCGTCTTACATCAAAGCGGCTAGACCGGACAAAGCCATCCCATTATTTGAATATTTTAAAGATGAAATAAAAAAGTCTGGCTTGAAAACCGAAAGCGGAATCTTCGGGGCAGATATGAAAGTTTCACTAATTAATGATGGACCTGTCACCTTAGTTTTTGACAGCAAGACAAAATTATAA
- a CDS encoding SIMPL domain-containing protein produces the protein MKNYIAVGIAALGFIIAAALLGSAVKNRNKSENTVSVTGLGSKTFTSDLISWSGSFSKNSFELKSAYDALAIDRQVISQYLKSKGVKENEMIFSAVDIQKQFRSFTDSNGNYQQGEFSGYNLTQSVSIKSKEVAKIENISRNITEIINRGIEFTSSSPQYFYTKLSDVKQEMIANATKDAKERAEKIADNAGSSLGNLKKATMGVIQITAPNSNEDYSYGGTYNTTSKDKEASITIKLEYEVD, from the coding sequence ATGAAGAATTATATTGCAGTTGGAATTGCTGCTTTGGGTTTTATTATTGCTGCTGCTTTACTGGGAAGTGCTGTGAAAAACAGAAACAAATCGGAAAATACGGTTTCTGTAACGGGACTTGGTTCCAAAACTTTTACTTCTGACTTGATTTCCTGGTCTGGAAGTTTTTCCAAAAATAGTTTTGAGTTGAAATCTGCTTATGATGCCTTGGCAATTGACCGGCAAGTGATTTCTCAATATTTAAAATCAAAAGGAGTGAAGGAAAATGAGATGATTTTTTCCGCTGTGGATATTCAGAAACAATTCAGAAGTTTTACAGATTCTAACGGCAATTATCAGCAAGGAGAATTTTCAGGTTATAATTTGACTCAAAGTGTTTCCATAAAATCAAAAGAAGTGGCTAAGATTGAAAATATTTCCAGAAACATTACAGAAATCATCAATCGCGGAATCGAATTTACTTCTTCATCACCACAATATTTTTATACAAAACTGTCTGATGTAAAACAAGAAATGATTGCCAACGCTACTAAAGACGCCAAAGAGCGTGCAGAAAAAATTGCAGACAACGCAGGAAGTAGTCTCGGAAATTTGAAAAAAGCTACAATGGGTGTGATTCAAATTACAGCTCCTAACTCCAACGAAGATTATTCTTATGGCGGAACTTACAATACTACTTCCAAAGATAAAGAAGCAAGCATTACCATAAAACTTGAATACGAGGTCGATTAA
- the folB gene encoding dihydroneopterin aldolase yields MKSKIILEDIKIYAYHGVLPEEALIGNNYIINAELQADLEKASQSDNLNDTINYAEVSEIIHQEMAIRSELLEHVIGRIINKIENTFPQITFIKIKLTKTVPPMSGEMKGVSLEFEKSIF; encoded by the coding sequence ATGAAATCAAAAATCATTTTAGAAGACATAAAAATCTATGCTTATCACGGTGTTTTGCCAGAAGAAGCTTTGATTGGGAATAATTATATCATCAATGCAGAATTACAAGCCGATTTAGAAAAAGCCTCACAATCTGATAATCTTAATGACACCATCAATTACGCTGAGGTTAGCGAAATCATCCATCAGGAAATGGCAATCCGTTCCGAACTTTTGGAACACGTGATTGGAAGAATCATTAACAAAATTGAAAATACATTTCCTCAAATCACTTTCATTAAAATCAAATTGACAAAAACCGTTCCACCAATGTCAGGAGAAATGAAAGGTGTAAGCTTAGAATTTGAGAAATCGATATTCTAA
- the nadA gene encoding quinolinate synthase NadA: MENTLDIAINNMPVKGFLDLKEFAIPIGDDLVKAILDLKKEKNAVILAHYYQPGPIQDIADFLGDSLQLARQAKETDADMIAFCGVHFMAEAAKILNPTKKVVLPDTLAGCSLADGCSAEGLNKMREQYPDALVATYINCNAETKAASDIIVTSSNAEQIINALPKDRPIIFAPDKNLGRYLSKKTGRDMILWDGSCIVHEAFSMERIAKQLADHPNAKLIAHPESETPVLELAHFIGSTSALLNYVEQDDCQEFIIATEEGILHEMRKRAPHKSLIPALVFDESCNCSECFFMKRNTLEKLYLCMKYELPEITMDEDIRLKALKPIEAMLELSKSIK, from the coding sequence ATGGAAAATACATTAGACATTGCAATCAACAATATGCCTGTAAAAGGTTTTCTTGACCTCAAAGAATTTGCGATTCCAATAGGCGATGACCTTGTGAAAGCTATTCTTGACCTCAAAAAAGAAAAAAATGCCGTTATTCTGGCGCATTATTATCAGCCAGGACCGATTCAGGATATCGCTGATTTCCTTGGAGACTCTTTACAGTTGGCAAGACAGGCAAAGGAAACCGATGCAGATATGATCGCTTTTTGTGGCGTCCACTTTATGGCAGAAGCGGCAAAAATCCTTAACCCGACCAAAAAAGTTGTTCTGCCCGATACTTTAGCAGGCTGTTCATTAGCAGACGGTTGTTCGGCGGAAGGTCTCAACAAGATGCGCGAGCAATATCCAGATGCACTGGTAGCAACTTACATCAACTGTAATGCGGAAACCAAAGCCGCTTCCGACATCATCGTGACAAGTTCCAATGCAGAACAGATCATTAATGCTTTACCAAAAGACCGACCTATTATATTCGCTCCGGATAAAAACTTAGGAAGATATCTCAGCAAGAAAACAGGTCGTGATATGATTCTTTGGGACGGGAGCTGTATCGTTCACGAGGCATTTTCTATGGAGCGTATCGCAAAACAGCTGGCAGACCACCCGAATGCAAAACTGATCGCACATCCGGAAAGTGAAACACCGGTTTTGGAACTGGCGCATTTCATCGGTTCAACGTCCGCGCTTTTGAATTATGTAGAACAAGATGATTGCCAAGAGTTTATCATTGCGACTGAAGAAGGAATTCTTCACGAGATGAGAAAACGCGCACCACACAAATCTTTGATTCCCGCTTTGGTTTTCGACGAGAGCTGCAACTGCTCAGAATGTTTCTTTATGAAGAGAAACACGCTGGAAAAACTTTATCTGTGTATGAAATATGAACTTCCGGAAATTACAATGGACGAGGATATTCGTCTCAAAGCATTGAAACCGATTGAAGCCATGCTGGAACTTTCCAAAAGCATCAAATAA
- the gmk gene encoding guanylate kinase gives MKEKVIIFSAPSGSGKTTLVKHGLSVIPQLSFSISATTRQPRGEEEHAKDYYFLTPEEFRAKISQDGFVEFEEVYTDKYYGTLKSEVQRIWKEGKVVIFDVDVKGGIRLKEIFGDKALSIFVMPPSIAELEQRLIKRNTDCAETIKTRVEKAGEEMTYQKHFDKIIVNTDLDEAKAEVEKIINNFINE, from the coding sequence TTGAAAGAAAAAGTCATCATATTCTCCGCGCCGTCCGGAAGTGGTAAAACAACGTTGGTCAAACACGGACTTTCCGTAATTCCACAACTGAGTTTCTCAATTTCAGCAACTACAAGACAACCAAGAGGCGAAGAAGAACACGCAAAAGATTATTATTTTCTGACGCCGGAAGAGTTCAGAGCCAAAATATCACAAGATGGTTTTGTAGAATTTGAAGAAGTTTATACCGATAAATATTACGGAACTCTTAAATCCGAAGTCCAAAGAATCTGGAAAGAAGGAAAAGTCGTGATTTTTGATGTCGATGTAAAAGGCGGAATTCGGCTGAAAGAGATATTCGGAGACAAGGCTTTATCGATTTTTGTAATGCCTCCAAGCATCGCCGAATTGGAACAGAGATTGATAAAAAGAAATACCGACTGCGCAGAAACCATAAAAACCCGAGTGGAAAAAGCAGGCGAGGAAATGACTTACCAAAAGCATTTTGATAAAATTATTGTTAATACAGATTTGGATGAGGCAAAAGCGGAAGTCGAGAAAATTATTAATAACTTTATCAACGAATAA
- a CDS encoding YicC/YloC family endoribonuclease, which translates to MILSMTGFGRAETVYQGTKITVDIKSLNSKNFDLNVKTPLRYKEKEFDIRKLLNDKILRGKVDCYINCESLEDSNEVKINQDIVKDYIEQLRAVASDAPEFEYLKMAVRMPDVLSTKSSELEEDEWKALLSVVQDSVSKFIEFRQTEGNNLAEEIEKIVQNIEYNLSQVAQYEEERIQPIKDRYQTALKNFENVDETRYYQEMVYFVEKLDISEEKVRLSQHIKYYLEVMRNEDFNGKKLGFIAQEMGREINTLGSKANHSEIQKLVVEMKDDLEKIKEQTLNVL; encoded by the coding sequence ATGATATTATCTATGACAGGTTTTGGGAGAGCCGAAACTGTTTATCAAGGAACAAAGATTACCGTTGATATCAAATCGCTGAACAGCAAAAATTTTGATTTGAATGTTAAAACACCACTTAGGTATAAGGAAAAAGAATTCGATATTAGGAAATTACTGAATGATAAAATCCTTCGTGGAAAAGTAGATTGTTACATCAACTGCGAAAGTCTGGAAGACAGCAATGAGGTGAAAATCAATCAAGATATTGTCAAAGATTATATTGAACAGTTGAGAGCGGTTGCTTCTGATGCTCCAGAATTCGAATATCTAAAAATGGCTGTAAGAATGCCAGATGTTTTATCAACAAAAAGTTCTGAGTTAGAAGAAGATGAGTGGAAAGCGCTTCTTTCTGTTGTGCAAGATTCAGTAAGTAAATTTATAGAATTCCGTCAAACAGAAGGTAATAACTTAGCCGAAGAGATTGAGAAAATTGTCCAGAATATCGAGTATAATCTAAGTCAGGTAGCCCAATACGAAGAAGAAAGGATTCAGCCAATTAAGGATAGATATCAGACTGCGCTTAAGAATTTTGAAAATGTAGATGAGACAAGATACTATCAGGAGATGGTTTATTTCGTGGAGAAATTAGATATATCAGAAGAAAAAGTTCGTCTTTCCCAACATATCAAATATTATCTTGAAGTGATGAGAAATGAAGATTTCAATGGAAAGAAATTAGGTTTCATTGCTCAGGAAATGGGAAGAGAAATCAATACGTTGGGTTCAAAAGCTAATCATTCTGAGATTCAGAAATTGGTTGTTGAGATGAAGGATGATTTAGAGAAAATCAAGGAACAAACGCTGAATGTTCTATAG
- a CDS encoding CotH kinase family protein translates to MNKLITLFLILLSTFSNASTIELPKDSYRIDEGKRLIVCNTDLSKLEFDGQAITININGNDFKVLDNVTTLKIGSRYILSWEMIRYSIYFTELPLLYINSASTIVDTPKVLSHITIVERDGKTVVSNAGIEYRGASSQLYPKKSFEIEFWNDTKGNDTKDIALFDMREDKDWNIQAMYNEPLKIASKTAWEIWDNISQLYYKDKEPEARSGIRTKYVEAFVNNSYQGLYGISEKIDRKQLKLKKNTESEIRGELYKADSWETTTYYDLPEFDNNSETWGGFEYKYPKDLRNWSNLYALHEFVINSSNEIFYSQYKEKYDDRNIIDYFIFMNVLRVLDNTGKNVYTARYNKNEKYFFVPWDLDGVLGRIWDSSIDNTTDDLLTNGLYNRLYNDTRPEGFRLDLKNRWTELRNNSVTVDKIMQILIDNFNYLKDNGALERDQIANSGSTISSEYEEFAYIREWLTKRIEYLDKAFNFEAIGTPPADNDTDIQIEKQNSKFVLYPNPAKNYIYFIDKNNKTEKSFLDITIYSTSGRIIKNINQNPIDQSVFIGNLSDGNYILNIKTNSGYKQSFKLIIDK, encoded by the coding sequence ATGAATAAACTAATAACCCTTTTCCTAATTTTGTTGAGTACTTTTTCTAATGCTTCAACAATTGAACTTCCTAAAGACAGTTACAGAATAGATGAAGGAAAAAGACTGATTGTCTGCAATACGGATCTTAGTAAATTAGAATTTGACGGACAGGCAATTACTATAAACATCAATGGTAATGATTTCAAAGTTCTTGATAATGTTACTACTCTGAAGATTGGATCAAGATATATCTTAAGTTGGGAAATGATTAGATATTCTATTTATTTTACAGAATTGCCTCTTCTTTATATCAATTCAGCATCAACTATTGTTGACACACCTAAAGTTTTATCTCACATAACAATTGTTGAAAGAGACGGAAAAACAGTTGTTTCCAATGCTGGTATAGAATATCGTGGTGCGTCCTCGCAATTATATCCTAAAAAATCTTTTGAAATTGAGTTTTGGAATGACACAAAAGGGAATGACACAAAGGATATTGCTCTGTTTGATATGCGAGAAGATAAAGACTGGAACATCCAAGCTATGTATAATGAACCTCTCAAAATTGCAAGTAAAACAGCTTGGGAAATCTGGGACAATATCAGCCAACTCTATTATAAGGACAAAGAACCGGAAGCAAGATCTGGAATTAGAACAAAATATGTAGAAGCATTTGTAAACAACTCCTATCAAGGATTATATGGTATTTCAGAAAAAATTGACAGAAAGCAGCTAAAACTTAAAAAAAATACAGAGTCCGAAATCAGAGGAGAATTATATAAAGCAGACTCTTGGGAAACAACCACTTATTATGATTTACCAGAGTTTGATAATAATTCTGAAACTTGGGGTGGTTTCGAATACAAATACCCAAAAGATTTAAGAAACTGGAGCAATTTATATGCTTTACATGAGTTTGTAATTAATAGTTCTAATGAGATTTTCTATTCTCAATACAAAGAAAAATATGACGATAGAAATATTATTGACTATTTTATTTTTATGAATGTCCTGAGAGTATTAGACAATACAGGAAAGAATGTTTATACAGCTAGATATAACAAAAATGAAAAATATTTCTTTGTCCCTTGGGATCTTGATGGTGTACTGGGAAGAATTTGGGACTCTTCAATAGATAATACAACTGATGACTTATTGACGAACGGTCTATATAATAGACTTTATAATGACACAAGACCTGAAGGCTTCCGATTGGATCTGAAAAACCGATGGACAGAATTAAGAAATAACTCTGTTACGGTAGATAAAATAATGCAAATCCTGATTGATAACTTTAATTACCTGAAAGATAATGGTGCATTAGAAAGAGATCAGATAGCTAATTCTGGAAGTACAATTTCATCCGAATATGAAGAGTTTGCATATATCCGTGAGTGGTTAACGAAAAGAATAGAATATCTCGACAAAGCATTTAATTTTGAAGCTATCGGAACACCGCCAGCAGACAATGATACCGACATACAAATAGAAAAACAAAACTCTAAATTTGTTCTCTATCCAAACCCTGCAAAAAACTATATTTATTTCATTGATAAAAATAATAAAACTGAAAAGTCATTTTTAGATATTACAATTTACTCTACATCTGGAAGAATCATTAAAAACATCAACCAAAACCCTATTGATCAAAGTGTTTTTATTGGCAATTTATCGGATGGCAACTATATTCTCAATATCAAAACCAATTCTGGTTATAAGCAAAGTTTCAAATTGATTATTGATAAATAA
- the lpxK gene encoding tetraacyldisaccharide 4'-kinase, whose translation MKRWYLYPFSLGYHLGTSIRNRMYDWGIFSSTKFRTPIIGVGNLSVGGSGKSPMVMYLADYLSKFYRTGVLSRGYGRITKGYSIVNYDSNYKLVGDEPMQLFERFRNRFVIGVCEDRVYGAKKIIEDMDLDVLLLDDSFQHRAIKPGMNLLLTDYNDPYFKDFILPAGDLRESRHGMSRANLIMVTKCPDDLTEEKKQYYISRIRPQHYQKVFFSSIAYDENILGIDKIMPVKNLDYYDVLLITGIANPSQLLKEISKYNKKIKHLQFKDHHNFTDDDIKKITAEYKKLGEYKVILTTEKDYVRLKTFDYLRNKIYYWPINVEIDKPQEFNNIIQNYVRKV comes from the coding sequence ATGAAAAGATGGTATCTCTACCCTTTTTCCTTGGGTTATCATTTGGGAACTTCTATTAGAAACCGAATGTATGATTGGGGAATTTTTTCTTCTACGAAATTCAGAACACCAATAATTGGTGTCGGAAACCTGTCGGTTGGTGGCAGCGGAAAATCGCCAATGGTTATGTATTTGGCAGATTATTTATCCAAATTCTACAGGACAGGTGTTCTTTCACGTGGCTACGGAAGAATCACAAAAGGCTACAGCATTGTTAACTACGACAGCAATTATAAATTGGTGGGTGATGAGCCTATGCAGTTGTTCGAACGTTTTCGTAATCGTTTCGTCATTGGCGTTTGTGAAGACCGTGTTTATGGTGCAAAAAAAATCATCGAAGATATGGACCTGGATGTTCTTCTTCTGGATGACAGCTTTCAGCATCGTGCGATAAAACCTGGAATGAATCTTCTTTTAACAGATTACAACGATCCTTATTTTAAAGATTTCATTTTACCTGCCGGTGACCTTCGTGAAAGCCGACACGGAATGAGCCGTGCAAATCTTATAATGGTAACGAAGTGCCCTGATGATTTAACTGAGGAAAAAAAGCAATATTATATTTCCAGAATCAGACCTCAGCATTACCAGAAAGTATTTTTTTCATCAATTGCCTATGACGAGAATATTCTTGGTATTGATAAAATAATGCCTGTAAAGAACTTGGATTATTATGATGTTTTATTGATTACCGGAATAGCAAATCCTTCACAGCTTCTGAAAGAGATTTCGAAGTACAATAAAAAGATTAAACATCTCCAGTTCAAAGATCATCATAATTTTACTGATGATGACATCAAAAAGATTACTGCAGAGTACAAAAAATTGGGTGAATATAAAGTCATTCTAACAACCGAAAAAGATTATGTTCGCCTGAAAACATTTGATTATCTTCGAAACAAAATCTATTATTGGCCAATTAATGTGGAGATAGATAAACCGCAGGAATTTAATAATATCATTCAGAATTATGTTAGAAAAGTTTAA